One genomic segment of Nonomuraea coxensis DSM 45129 includes these proteins:
- a CDS encoding hydantoinase/oxoprolinase family protein — protein MSRYRVSMDIGGTFTDVIGYDETTGRYHVGKSSTTPDDLTRGVLTALESLVDSPRDISFTVHGTTQGLNAFLERRGVKVLLLASKGAGDTYHIARGPRTRLYDLHFRKPEPLVPKRDIVEVGGRFDAAGEELEPLDEQAVREAARRYREGGFGAIAVAYLFSYLDPAHELRTREILLEELGGEVTVSLSHEAAKEWREYERTSSAVVEAYTGPVVRRYLERLETNLKERGLTVPMHVMQSSGGILTAESARRRPLQTLLSGPVGGAMGGVELARAIDRPNLIGVDMGGTSFDVSLVIDGQPDISPEANIEGLPMLMSVVNIHTIGAGGGSVAWLEAGGLRVGPRSAGATPGPACYGRGGTEPTVTDANLVLGRIDPDWFAGGTLDLDTEAARRALDTVGQGLGLDTLAIAEGVCDVANAKMAQAIRTITVSRGIEPREFTLVAFGGAGPMHAVFLARELGIKEVVVPRFPGAFSAWGMLQTDIRKDFSDTYFHLDADLDGADMAAKLRGMAEEGLASLAGEGVPEENRRVEHAVDIRYAAQEYTLTVPLADADEPAAEGFVEVIAKRFAQQHETRYGHANLGAPIEFVTLRTTAFGDLGRGAAEQVGQAQGPDFAHETREVVFDGQARPTILVRREALSAGHTFEGPAIIVESTATTVVPPGFSVSVDPIGSLVVRNTEEEQ, from the coding sequence ATGAGCCGATACCGGGTCTCCATGGATATCGGCGGCACGTTCACCGACGTCATCGGGTACGACGAGACGACCGGCCGCTACCATGTCGGCAAGTCGTCCACCACGCCCGACGATCTGACGAGGGGTGTGCTGACCGCGCTGGAGTCCTTGGTGGACTCCCCCCGTGACATCTCGTTCACCGTGCACGGCACCACGCAGGGACTCAACGCCTTCCTCGAACGGCGCGGGGTCAAGGTGCTGCTGCTGGCCTCCAAGGGGGCGGGCGACACCTACCACATCGCCCGCGGTCCCCGTACCCGCCTGTACGACCTGCACTTCCGCAAGCCCGAGCCGCTGGTGCCGAAGCGCGACATCGTGGAGGTCGGCGGCCGTTTCGACGCCGCGGGCGAGGAGCTGGAGCCGCTGGACGAGCAGGCCGTGCGCGAGGCCGCCCGCCGTTACCGCGAGGGCGGGTTCGGCGCGATCGCGGTCGCCTACCTGTTCAGCTACCTGGACCCGGCGCACGAGCTGCGCACCAGGGAGATCCTGCTGGAGGAGCTGGGCGGCGAGGTGACGGTGTCGCTGTCGCACGAGGCCGCCAAGGAGTGGCGCGAGTACGAGCGCACCTCCTCCGCCGTGGTCGAGGCGTACACGGGCCCGGTCGTGCGCCGCTACCTGGAACGCCTTGAGACCAACCTCAAGGAGCGCGGCCTCACCGTGCCGATGCACGTCATGCAGTCCTCCGGCGGCATCCTCACCGCGGAGTCGGCCCGCCGCCGCCCGCTGCAGACGCTGCTGTCCGGCCCCGTCGGCGGCGCCATGGGCGGCGTCGAGCTGGCCCGCGCCATCGACCGGCCCAACCTCATCGGCGTGGACATGGGCGGCACCTCGTTCGACGTGTCGCTGGTCATCGACGGCCAGCCGGACATCTCGCCCGAGGCCAACATCGAGGGCCTGCCGATGCTCATGAGCGTCGTCAACATCCACACCATCGGCGCCGGCGGCGGCTCGGTGGCCTGGCTGGAGGCGGGCGGCCTGCGGGTCGGCCCGCGCTCGGCCGGCGCGACCCCGGGCCCGGCCTGCTACGGCCGCGGCGGCACCGAGCCGACCGTGACCGACGCCAACCTCGTGCTCGGCCGCATCGACCCCGACTGGTTCGCCGGCGGCACGCTGGACCTCGACACCGAGGCGGCCCGCCGCGCGCTCGACACCGTCGGCCAGGGCCTCGGCCTGGACACCCTCGCCATCGCCGAGGGCGTCTGCGACGTCGCCAACGCCAAGATGGCCCAGGCCATCAGGACGATCACGGTCTCGCGGGGCATCGAGCCGCGCGAGTTCACGCTCGTCGCCTTCGGCGGCGCCGGGCCCATGCACGCCGTCTTCCTGGCCCGCGAGCTGGGCATCAAGGAGGTCGTGGTGCCGCGCTTCCCCGGCGCGTTCTCCGCCTGGGGCATGCTGCAGACCGACATCCGCAAGGACTTCTCCGACACCTACTTCCACCTCGACGCCGACCTCGACGGCGCGGACATGGCGGCCAAGCTGCGCGGCATGGCCGAGGAGGGCCTCGCCTCGCTGGCCGGCGAGGGCGTCCCGGAGGAGAACCGCCGCGTCGAGCACGCCGTCGACATCCGGTACGCCGCCCAGGAGTACACGCTCACCGTGCCGCTGGCCGACGCCGACGAGCCGGCCGCCGAGGGCTTCGTCGAGGTCATCGCCAAGCGCTTCGCCCAGCAGCACGAGACCCGCTACGGCCACGCGAACCTGGGCGCGCCCATCGAGTTCGTGACGCTGCGCACCACCGCCTTCGGCGACCTCGGCCGCGGCGCCGCCGAGCAGGTCGGGCAGGCGCAGGGGCCGGACTTCGCGCACGAGACGCGCGAGGTCGTCTTCGACGGGCAGGCCCGCCCGACCATCCTGGTGCGCCGCGAGGCGCTGTCCGCCGGCCACACGTTCGAGGGCCCGGCGATCATCGTGGAGAGCACCGCCACCACCGTCGTCCCGCCCGGCTTCTCGGTGTCGGTCGACCCCATCGGCTCGCTGGTCGTGCGCAACACCGAGGAGGAGCAGTGA
- a CDS encoding DUF305 domain-containing protein has translation MRSRMATAALLTTLLTSPLAAGCAAAGADPGYSQADVRFNQQMITHHRETIHLAGLAVERGSGAYVRDLGAKLIPQEQADIKAMSGWLTSWDQPVPPEESSAAGAELKAGPGFDRGWLTLVSRHLEHGIHMAEEVRAGGEHGPTRELADRIVRAQTAEIEEIAGHLD, from the coding sequence ATGCGCTCCAGGATGGCCACGGCGGCCCTGCTGACGACCCTGCTGACGAGCCCGCTGGCGGCCGGGTGCGCCGCGGCCGGCGCCGACCCGGGTTACTCGCAGGCCGACGTGCGGTTCAACCAGCAGATGATCACCCATCACCGCGAGACGATCCACCTCGCCGGGCTGGCCGTCGAACGCGGCTCCGGCGCGTACGTACGCGACCTCGGCGCGAAGCTCATCCCCCAGGAGCAGGCCGACATCAAGGCGATGTCGGGCTGGCTCACGTCCTGGGACCAGCCGGTGCCGCCCGAGGAGTCCTCGGCGGCGGGCGCCGAGCTGAAGGCCGGGCCGGGCTTCGACCGGGGCTGGCTGACGCTCGTGTCCCGGCATCTCGAACACGGCATCCACATGGCCGAGGAGGTGCGGGCGGGCGGCGAGCACGGGCCGACGCGCGAGCTGGCCGACCGCATCGTCCGGGCGCAGACCGCGGAGATCGAGGAGATCGCCGGACACCTGGACTGA